The Nitrospira sp. genomic sequence CATTTTTGTTTTGCCGGCCTTGCAGAGCGACTCGATCGCCGCCCAGACCTCCCAGTCCATCTCACTCAGCCCGCGCCGGACGTAAGGCCCGTGCAGCACATACGAATCCAGATAGTCCGTGTGCAGATGAACCAGTGAGCTGTCGAAGGATTGCCGCACCTGGGTCGTGAGGTCGGCATGGGGGTCGTAGGGTGTACGGTGGTCCTGGCCGTTGGTCGGAGTGAATTTTGTCTGCAGAAAGAGCTGCTCGCGCCCGATGCCCTGCTTCGCCAGCGCCAGCAACGCCTCGCCCACCCTCGCCTCGTCATAATGGATGAGCTGATTGGCCGTATCAATAGCTCTAAAGCCCGCCGACACGGCCTGCAGTACGAGGCCGGTCGTCGCCTCCTTCTTCCATGCTGTCCCGTACATGAACGAGGGCATGGCAACCTGATTGTAGGCGGTAATCGTCATGGAATGGGTGAAACCAGAATAGCGTATCTCATGAAGCATATCCAGTCTCCTACCGGCTCAATTCCTGAAATACGCGCCCCGTTTTACACGCGACGAGATACGCGGTGGGTCTTGCATCAACGGGGTGCTCGACCGCACAATGCCGCACCATTTTGAGGAGACTCCCATGCGCCCCACAAACGCCTATGCCGCCACAACCGCCAAGACGCCGCTCGCCCCCTTCTCCATTCAACGGCGCGAACCGGGCCCGAACGACGTGGTAATCGACATCCGCTATTGCGGCATCTGCCATTCCGACCTGCATCAGGCACGAGATGAATGGGGCGGCGCGATCTTTCCGATGGTACCCGGGCACGAAATCATGGGCACCGTGGTCCAGGCGGGTGCGCAGGTGCAGCGGTTCAAGGCCGGAGACCGCGCCGGCGTGGGCTGCCTCGTGGATTCCTGCCGTGTCTGCCCTTCCTGCAAGAAGGGCCAAGAACAATATTGCGAAACGCACGTGGCCTGGACCTACAACGGTCTTGAGATGGATCTAAAAACGCCGACCTACGGCGGCTATTCCACACAGATTGTCGTGGACCAGCGCTTCGTACTGCGCGTGCCCAAGACACTCCCGCTCGATGCGGCCGCCCCCCTGCTCTGCGCCGGCATTACCACCTACTCTCCCCTGCGCCACTGGAAGGTGGGAAAGAAGGACAAACTCGCCGTGGTTGGACTTGGCGGTCTGGGTCATATGGCCGTGAAAATCGGCGCGGCGCTGGGCGCGGAGGTGACGGTCCTGAGTCATTCGAACAAGAAACGGAAGGACGCCGCCCGGTTCGGTGCGGATGACTTCGTCGTCGTTTCCGATCCGTCGGTACTCGCCAAACTCACCCGCCGGTTCGATTTCATCCTCGACACAGTTTCGGCGCCCCACGATCTAAACGCCTACCTCGAATGCTTGAAGACCGATGGCACGATGATTCTCGTCGGCGCGCCCGAGGCGCCGACACCACTCGGCGCCTTTCCGCTCATCATGCGGCGGAGACGGCTTGTTGGCTCGCTCATCGGCGGCATCGAGGAAACGCAGGACATGCTCGACTTCTGTGCCAAACACAAGATTCCCGCCGATATCGAGACAATCCCGATTCAGCAGGTCAACGAGGCCTACGAGCGCATGCTGCGCGGGGACGTGCGTTACCGGTTTGTGATTGATCTGGCATCGCTGAAGTGAGGCAGGAACGGAAACTAGCTACTTGAATAATCCGATTCTATCGGCGCGATGTTGTACTGAAGCTCCAGGTCGAATTCGTCAATCAGCTCGTTGACCGCGCGAGCGCCCTGGTCTGAACGGACTTCGTTGATGACCAGTTCGATGGCCATGCCGGCATGTTCCCCATACTGCGCCATTGCTGACTCAATGCGTTTGCGGGCTTCATCAAGATTCATGACAGCTATCTTCCTCGTGCAGCGGGCAGTCGAACAGAACCGGGTGCGCTGGGTCTTCTACGGCAGACACGCAACGGGAGCATGCCAGGTGGACCGCTCACCCCAGGGCCTGCAGCAACGCGCGCATTTCGGGAACCAGATCAACTCCGCCATTCGAACGGCCCGATACGGCTGCGCTGATGCCGGCCTGAAGCACGGCTCTCGCCTCCTCCTGCCGACCCAATTTGACTAACGCACGTCCGAGCGCCAGATGCGAAGCCACGTGGACGGGATCGAGCTCGACAGCCACGCTTAGATGCTCGACGGCCTCGTTCATATCCCCGCCCTCCTGGAGGATCTTGTTCCCAAGGCCATACCGCCCAAGAAACCCCTTTGGATTTCTGGATACCATGAGACGAAATGCTTCAATATCCATACCGCCTTTATATCATACCTGCGAACGGAGGAAGAGCGGCTTTTCTCTTACTTAATCCCGAAAGTACTCGTCCCATATAGCTTGCGCGCTGGCCGCAATGGCGTCGTGATAGCGATTTGATCGGGACGGGATTTCGCTGTTCGTCTCTCTACAGCACCGGCGATAGACCTTCCCCGGCCGCTACGCGTGGCGCAACTTGGCGCACTCGCCAGGGAAAGTCGGTGTGCGGATGGCCTGCGAGAAATGCATCCGTCATGCCCGTGGCCGCGTTGCGCCCCGCTGTTTTGGCTCTATCGGCCGCTCTTATGCCGCAGCAACGGAGGGCCCAGCGGAAGCAGTTCCCGGTTGGTAAAAGAGGCCGTCAGACTGCCAACCGCGTGGTAGAAGGCCAGGAAGCCGACGAGGATATGCAAGATACCGGGAATGGTTTCGGTCAGAATGTCCAAGCGCGCGAGAAATGTGGTGAAGAACGTGACGGTGATCACCGCATGCAGAATACAGAGCGCGGTGTTTCGAAAGGCTGTGAGATAGACCATGACGGCCGAAAATATGAAATAGACAAAGTTGATCGGCGCATAGAGCACCATGCTCAACTGAAACGTCGTGCTGGCGCTGACCAGCTTGGCCGTGCAGACGGTCGTCCAGAAAAATCCGTACATCGTCAGCGCGGTGCCGCCAAGTTGCTCATGGTAGCGGATGTCGGTGATACCGGCCAGAATCTGCACGATGCCGCCAAAGAGCAGCGCGATGACCAGCGTCCCGATGCGGTCTTTTTCGGGAATGTACCCCAGTTGTGCGACGCCCAATGTCAAGGCGCCAACCGCCAGTCCGAACAGCCCGATGGCCAGCACATCAATCCGGCGATGATACGTGTCGTCAGCCATATCCCCCCCTACCGACGATAGGAGCGGCACGAACTTGACTGTGTCGCGTGCCTATCCTGGCGGCCAGTGCATGGGGCGTCCGCCCAGCACATGCAGATGCAGATGGAAGACCGTTTGGCCGCCGAATTTCCCTGTGTTGATCACAAACCGGTAGCCGTCGTCAGCGATGTTCTTCTGCCTTGCCACCGTACCGCCGGTCAGCATCAGATGCCCGAGCAGACCGGCATCGGCCGCCCCCAGCTCGGCCACGGACGCCGCGTGCCGTTTGGGAATGACGAGAAAGTGGATCGGCGCCTGCGGGCTGATGTCGTCGAAGGCCACACACTGATCGTCCTCATAAACGATCTTGGCGGGCACCTTCTTCCCGACGATCTTGCAGAAGAGGCAGTCGTTCACTTCGTTGCACCTTTTTCCAGTGCCGAGTTCACCTTTGCTTTGAGACCGGAGACGCCATAACGATTTGCCAGCTCACGGTAGATCTCATCCGGATTAACATCGTGATAGCCCAGCGCGACGAGCGTATGAAACAGGAGGTCGGCCACTTCATAGACGATCTCATTCTTTTTGCCACCCTTCGCTGCCAGCGCGACTTCACCCGCTTCCTCGACGACTTTTTTGAGTACCTTATCCACACCGCCTGTGAGCAGTGTCGACGTATAGGACTCCGCTGATGGATGCGCCTTGCGATCCTGAATAGTCCGGTAGAGCGTGTCGAGGATGCCGGCGCCGAACCCGTCCGTGGTTTTTTCCAGCTGCCCCGACCCGTCTCCGCGCATGCGCAGGAAGAAACAGGTCCACGCGTTGGTGTGACAGGTCGGGCCCATCGGCTCCGCCTTGACCAGAAGCGTGTCACCGTCGCAGTCAACGAAAATGTCTTTCAGAAGGAGCCTGTTGCCGGAAGTTTCGCCCTTCTCCCAGATCCGCTTACGCTCACGGCTCCAGAAGTGAATAGTCTTCTTTTCCAGTGACAATTGGAGGGACTCCGGATTCATGTAGCCCAGCATGAGAATGGTTCCGCTCCGCCAGTCTTGGATGACGGCTGGAATCAGACCCTGCTTGTCCCATTTCAGGTGGTTGAGATCCATGGCTTCCAACTTTACGCGATGCGCTAGACCTGCTGAACCGAACGTTCCTTCACTTCCCAATTCCTACTGCGCACTTTATCCTTTCCCCGCAACCTCATCATTCATACTGCACACGCCTAACTGCGCACCGCGATCCCGCGCCCCCGCAAATACGCCTTCGCCTCCGGAATCGTGTGCGTGCCGTAGTGCAAAATGGAGGCGGCCAGCACCGCGTCCGCTTTTCCTTTAGTGAAGCCGTCATACAGATGTTCCAGCGTGCCAACGCCACCCGACGCGATCACCGGGATGGACACGGCGCCGGAGACCGCCGCCGTCAATTCCAAGTCATATCCGCTTTGCCGGCCGTCCTGATCCATGCTGGTGAGCAGGATCTCTCCCGCACCGTGGTTTTCCATTTTCTTTACCCACTCGACGACATCAATGCCTGTTGCCGTGCGCCCGCCATGGGTAAACACTTGCCATCCTCCTGTTGCACGCCTTTTCGCATCAATTGCCACAACGATGCACTGCGTGCCGAACCGGGCGGACGCCTCGCGCACGAATTCTGGCCGCTCGACCGCCGCAGTATTGATACTGACTTTGTCCGATCCGGCTGTCAACAGATTGCGTATGTCCTCAAGCGTACGGACCCCGCCGCCGACCGTGAGCGGCATGAAGACCTGCTCGGCCGTGCGGGCCACAACGTCCAGAATGGTTTTGCGGTTTTCGTAGGTGGCGGCGATGTCGAGAAAGCAGAGCTCGTCAGCGCCGTCCGTATCGTAGGCCTTGGCGATTTCGATCGGATCGCCGGCGTCTCGCAGGTTGACGAAGGAGATCCCCTTGACCACCCTGCCGTCTTTGACATCTAAACACGGAATGATGCGCTTGGTGAGCATGGGAGCCAACAATGAACCAAGAACTATGAATGACGAACGGACAATTTACATTCAACTTCGGCGTTCATGCGTCATTGTTCACGAAGCGGCCACGGCGTTAGCTTTCGCCAGATCGATTTTACCTTCGTAGAGCGCCTTGCCGAGAATCGCGCCCTCGACATTCAATCCCATTGCCTTGATGGCTGTAATGTCCTTGAGGCTCGATACGCCGCCGGAGGCGATGACTGGCACCGGCGATTCGTCCACGATAATCTTGAGCGAGATGAGGTTGGGGCCCGCCATCATACCGTCCTTGGCGATATCGGTGTACAGGATCGCGGCCAGCGCTAGACCCGAGAGGGACTGGATGGCAGCACGAGCGGTGATATTGGTGATGGTCTTCCAGCCGTCGGTTGCGACGAGACCGTTCCTGGCGTCCACCGCGACGACCACACGCTGAGGAAATATTTCCAGGATCTCCTCCAGCAAGGAGCGCTCCCGCAACGCCGTCGTACCCATGACGACGCGCTGGGCGCCGACACCGAGATAGGATCGCACCGTGTCGAGCGAACGGATGCCGCCTCCCACCTGGATCGGGACGGACACGGCGCTGACGATCGCTTCGACGTGCGCAAGATTTTTCGGCTCGCCTTCGAAAGCCCCGTTCAAGTCCACAACGTGCAGCATCTGCGCGCCCTGATCCTGCCATTTGCGCGCCATGTCGACTGGATCCTTCGAATAGACCGTGGCCTGGTGCAAATTGCCCTGCGTGAGGCGAACGACCTGCCCGTCCTTCAAATCGATTGCTGGAATGACAATCATGACTTACCGCTTTGCTTTCGCACCAAAGGGAAACTTCTCGACCAAGTAGAAGGTCCCGTAGTCGACCAACTCATCCGCCGTGACAAACACGAAGCCGCGTTCGAGGGCGCCCTTGGCGTCTTCTGTCAGCGGTTTTTGCTTTTCGTAATAGTTGCCGACCCAGAGCGTCGTCCCGTCGGCTGCTACTAGTTTGACCTCGAAACCGACCGCCGCCGTTTCGCCGCCCAGCTTGCTCCCCTTCCGTTCCTGATAGACGAGTACGCGGCCGATGATCGCCGCGTCGAGCGACATCTTCACCGCCACCTTGGCCGCGCGCTGTTCGTGATTGATCTCACCCTTCAGCGCCTTGAGCGCCGCCGCCGCATCGTCAGGCGAAAAGACCCGAAGCCCCTCCCAGTTCTTCAGCTTGCCGTAGAAGGACCGCGTGACCCGCTCGGCTGCCGTGGCCGATACGCCCAGCGGAACCGGCTGAACCCGCTCGCCGGACGGGGGGACGGAGACGGAGATATCCGACCGCTTGGCGCCCTGCGGGACGGTGATTTCGTCGAACCGGTTGACATCCGTCGTCTGCGACGTCATCAGTGCCTCGAAGGGCAGCACCACGACCGTTTTGACGCGATACTGACCGATCTTCGGCGAGACGTCTGAGGTGACTTTGGGCGTGAAGGCGCAGGCCCCGAGCATGAAGACCGTGAGTACGTACGCCGTGAGGCACGCAGCCTTTGCGAGATCGTTCCTCATCCGGTTTTCACTCCTTACGCCTTCCCTCCCACGGCTATGTGCGCCAGGCTCCAAAGTTTTTGATGAGTCGCAGCCCCGCCGCCTGGCTCTTTTCCGGGTGGAATTGACAAGCGAAAATATTGTCTTTCCAGACGCTCGACACAAACGGCGCGCCATAGTCCGTCATCGTCGCCACCACCGCGCGGTCGCGCGGTTCCACGCAATAGGAATGTACGAAGTAAAACGGCTCCCCGGACGCGATGCCCGTCAGCGGCGGTGCCTCGCGTTGGACGACCACGCCATTCCAGCCCATGTGCGGCACCTTGAGTTTCTCCGCGTTGCTCGCAGACGAAAACCGCACGACTTTTCCTGGCAGCACGTCCAAGCCCTTGTGCACGCCGAATTCCTCGCTCTCCGTAAAGAGCAGTTGTAGCCCCAGGCAAATACCCAAGAACGGCTTGCCCGCGGCAATCGTACTGCGGATGGGCTCCACCAGGCCATATTTTTCAAGATTGGCCATGCAGTCGGCAAAGGCTCCGACTCCGGGGAGCACGACGCGATCCGCATCCTTGATCGTGCGCGGATCGCGTGTCACGACTGCCGCATGCCCGACCGTCTCGAAGGCCTTCTGCACGCTGCGCAGATTGCCCATGCCGTAGTCAATGATGGCGACTATCGTCATCCGTTACTCGTCACTCGCCATTCGTAGAGCACTCGCCCTTCTCCGGCGAATGACGGATGACGACTAACGTCCTTACAGGCTCCCCTTAGTGGACAACACGCCTTTGACGCGTGGGTCCAGCGAGGTCGCCTGGTCCAGCGCCCGCGCGAAGGCCTTGAACGTCGCCTCAATAATGTGATGCGGGTTGCGCCCATACAGCACGTTGATGTGCAAATTAAACGCACCCCGCGCCACGAAGGCTTCGAAAAAATCCTGGAACAGATACAGATCAAAGTCCTTGATGCGTCGGTTCGGCAGTTGCGCGTTGTAGACGAGGTACGGACGCCCGCTGAGGTCCACCGTCACCTGCGCCAGCGTCTCGTCCAGCGGCACCGAGGCGAATCCGAACCGCCGGATACTCTTCTTATCGCCCAGGGCCTGCTTAAGCGCGTCGCCCAGCACGATACCGATGTCCTCAACCGTGTGGTGATCGTCGATGTGCGTGTCGCCCACAGCCTTGATGGTCAGGTCGAAAAACCCATGCCGGCCCAGCAGGTCGAGCATGTGGTCGAGGAACGGGATCGGCGTCTTGATATGGGTCCGCCCCGTCCCGTCCAGCGTCCAGTCCACGCAGATATTCGTTTCCTTCGTCGTCCGCTTGAGGACTGCCCGTCGCGCAGAGTCGGCGCCGCGGGCGCGCCGCGGCTTGGCTGTTCGTGTCGGTGCCATTAGAATCGAATCTCCAGTGAATTGGCGTGGGCGTCGAACCCCTCCATGTTGGCGATACGACGCAGATGATCCTTGACCCGCATCAGCTCGTCCTTGCTGTACGCAATGATGTTACTCTTCTTCGCGTAGTCGTCGAGCGACAGCGGCGAGAAAAACCGCGCCGTCCCGCCCGTGGGCAGGACGTGATTCGGCCCGGCGATGTAGTCGGCCACGGCGGGCGGGGTATAGCGCCCCAAGAAAAGCGCACCCGCATGCCGGACCTTTTCGAGATAGTCGAACGGTCGCTCCGCCGTGAGCGTTAGGTGCTCCGGCGCGATCTCGTTGGCCACCTCGATCGCCTCGTCCATGTTGTTGACCACCATGAGAACGGCATGGCGCGCGAGCGCCTTGGCGACGATAGGACCGCGCTTGAGCTTCTTCACCTGCTCAGACAACTGCCGGCCCACCTCGCGCGCGAGTCGCTCCGACACGGTCACCAGCCACACCTGCGCATCCTCGTCGTGCTCGGCCTCGCACAACAGATCGGCCGCCACGTGCGCCGCCTTTGCATGTTCGTCCGCGACCACGAGCAACTCACTTGGGCCCGCGACCATGTCGAGCGCCACCTGCCCGTAGAGCATCCGCTTAGCTGTCGCCACAAAAATGTTGCCGGGCCCGACGATCTTGTCCACCCTGGGAATCGTCTTCGTACCATAGGCCATAGCGCCGACCGCCTGCACGCCGCCGATCCGGTAGACCTCGTCCACACCGGCAATATCGGCCGCCACCAGCAGATAGGGGCTGATGACGCCCTTAGGCGCGGGCGTGCACATGACGACGCGTTTGACGCCCGCTACTTTGGCCGGCACCGCGCACATGAGCACCGTGGACGGGTATATCGCCTTACCGCCCGGCACGTAGAGACCAACGGAATCCATCGGCACGACCATCTGACCCAGCGTCGCGCCATTGTCCTGATACATCCAGGTCTTGCCGCGCTGCCGTTCGTGGAAAGCCATGATGCGCTGCGCAGCAAAACGGAGCGCGTCCCCTTCTTCCTTACGGATGTGGTAATAGGCCTCCTTGATCTGCTGCGGACTCACGCGGAACTGCAGCGGCTTCAGCGAAGCCCGGTCGAACTTTTTAGTGTAGCGAATGATGGCGTTGTCGCCGCCCCGCTTTACTGCGGCGAGAATCGTCCTAACGCTCGAGTCCACCTTGCCATTCGCCGCGCCGGCGCGGCCGGCAATTTTCCTCAGGACCGCCTTGAAGGCCTTGTCCGAACTTGAGAGCACCTTGATCATCGCATCCCCCGCTTCTTATTTACCCGCGGCGACTGCTGGGGCCTGGCCCGGCGGCGACGCAGGCGCGCCATGAGTTCGGCAATCTCCTCGTGCTTCATCTTCAGGCTAGCGCGATTCACGATCAGCCTCGCCGTGGATTCCGCAATCACCTCGACCTCTTCTAATCCATGCGCCTTGAGCGTACGGCCGGTGGACACGAGATCCACGATGCGATCAGCCAGATCCACCACCGGCGCGAGCTCAATGGATCCGTAGAGCTTGATGATTTCAACTGGAATCCCCTTCTGATTGTAGTACCGCTCCGTGACGTTCGGATATTTTGTCGCCACGCGCAACTTCGCCGAGAGACGCTCGCGCACCGCGTGCCCCTGCTTTGCGGCGACCGACAGGCGGCAGCCGCCGAATTGCAGATCCAGCGGCTCGTAGACGTCGAGGCTCTGCTCCAGCAGCATGTCCTTCCCGACCACACCAACATCCGCCGCGCCGTACTCGACGTAGGTCGGCACATCGCTCGGCCGAATGATCATGAACGTGAGGTCTTTTTCGGGGCACTCGATGATCAGCCGCCGGCTTTCCGCCGACACGCTCTTACCCGCATAGCCTGCCTTCTTGAACAAGGCAATAGCCGGCTCCAGCAATTTCCCTTTCGACAACGCTACTGTGATCATGCCTGCCCCTTTGCCATCTGGCCGGCCCCCGGCACTCGTCTGATCGCCGCACCCAGCCCGTTAAGTTTCTCCTCGATCCGCTCGTAGCCGCGGTCCAGATGGTACACCCGCGCGATCTCCGTTTCACCCTCAGCCGCCAGCCCCGCCACGATCAGTCCCGCGCTCGCCCGTAGATCGGACGCCATGACCGGCGCCCCGCTGAGCTTCGCCTTGCCCGTCACGACCGCGTGGCTGCCGTCCACCTTGATCTCCGCCCCCATGCGCCGTAGCTCCGGCACATGAATAAAGCGGCTTTCGAACACCGTCTCGTTGATCACGCTCGTGCCGTCGGCCACGCACATGGCCGCCATCACCTGCGCCTGCATGTCGGTCGCGAACCCGGGGAACGGATAGGTCTTCACGTCCACGCTCTTCAGCCGCCTGGCTGCTTTAACGCGCACCGACTCCTTGTCCTCGGTAATTTCCGCGCCCATTTCCCGCAGCTTCGCGGTGACCGCCTCCAGATGCTGCGGCCGGCAGGCCTGCACGCAGACGTCGCCATTCGTGATTGCACCCGCCGCCAGAAAGGTGCCGGCCTCGATCCGGTCCGGAATGACTTCGTGATCAGCCCCGCGCAAGTCCTTGACCCCTTCCACCATAATCAGATCCGTTCCCGCTCCCGTAATGCGCGCGCCGCGCTTGACGAGAAATGCCGCCAGATCCACGATTTCCGGCTCTTTCGCTGCGTTCTCAAGCACTGTCGTGCCATCGGCCAGACAGGCCGCCATCATCAAATTTTCCGTCCCCGTCACCGTTGGATAATCCAGGCAGATCCGCGCACCCTTGAGACGGGAGGCCGTTGCCTTGATATACCCATGCTCGACGGTGACCCGTGCCCCCATCTTTTCCAACCCCGCCAGGTGCAGGTTCACCGGCCGGGAACCGATCGCGCAGCCGCCGGGCAGCGACACCGTGGCCTCGCCCCACCGCGCCAGCAGCGGGCCCAATACAACAACCGACGCGCGCATCGTGCGTACCAGATCGTAGGGCGCTTCGGAGGAGCGCACTGCATCCATCTTCATCGTTACACGGTCGCCCTCGGCTTTCACCGACGCCCCCAGCATGCCGAGGAGCTTGCCCATCGTGACCACATCCACTACGCGGGGAACGTTCGTCACCGTGCATTCGCCACCACCCAGGATGATCGACACGAGAATCGGGAGCGCGGCGTTTTTCGCCCCGCTGACTTTCACCTCGCCCTGCAACCGCTTTCTACCCGCGATGATGATCTTATCCATGGTCTTTTAACTATGAATGATCAATGATGAAGTAGGCACACGCACCGAAAAAGTTGGTTCTGCCCATCGTTCATCATACTTCATCGTTTCTGCGCAATGACCACCCGTTCAATGCCAGCTGCGTCTGTCCGAGTCTTCATGGCACCGTAGCGGCCCGTTGCCTCAATGAGCGCACGTACTGCTCCTGCCTGCCCCCGTCCGACTTCGAGAATTATCCAGCCAGCGGCGCAAAGCATCTGCGCCGCCTCCGGCACCAGGCGCCGATAAACTGCCAGGCCGTCTTCGCCGGCCGCCAGTGCGAGACGCGGTTCATAGAGCCGCACTTCCGGCTGCACCATATCCCAATCGCGCT encodes the following:
- a CDS encoding aldo/keto reductase, which produces MTITAYNQVAMPSFMYGTAWKKEATTGLVLQAVSAGFRAIDTANQLIHYDEARVGEALLALAKQGIGREQLFLQTKFTPTNGQDHRTPYDPHADLTTQVRQSFDSSLVHLHTDYLDSYVLHGPYVRRGLSEMDWEVWAAIESLCKAGKTKMIGVSNVSAEQLTLLCEKAQVKPMVVQNRCYAAFGWDRDVRAICYRQGLIYQGFSLLTANQGLFLEPAMRTIAQRYKTGVAQVIFRFALQIGMQPLTGTTSPQHMADNVLCEQFTLTDDEVKMIETIGC
- a CDS encoding NAD(P)-dependent alcohol dehydrogenase, which encodes MRPTNAYAATTAKTPLAPFSIQRREPGPNDVVIDIRYCGICHSDLHQARDEWGGAIFPMVPGHEIMGTVVQAGAQVQRFKAGDRAGVGCLVDSCRVCPSCKKGQEQYCETHVAWTYNGLEMDLKTPTYGGYSTQIVVDQRFVLRVPKTLPLDAAAPLLCAGITTYSPLRHWKVGKKDKLAVVGLGGLGHMAVKIGAALGAEVTVLSHSNKKRKDAARFGADDFVVVSDPSVLAKLTRRFDFILDTVSAPHDLNAYLECLKTDGTMILVGAPEAPTPLGAFPLIMRRRRLVGSLIGGIEETQDMLDFCAKHKIPADIETIPIQQVNEAYERMLRGDVRYRFVIDLASLK
- a CDS encoding tetratricopeptide repeat protein, producing MDIEAFRLMVSRNPKGFLGRYGLGNKILQEGGDMNEAVEHLSVAVELDPVHVASHLALGRALVKLGRQEEARAVLQAGISAAVSGRSNGGVDLVPEMRALLQALG
- a CDS encoding histidine triad nucleotide-binding protein, whose protein sequence is MNDCLFCKIVGKKVPAKIVYEDDQCVAFDDISPQAPIHFLVIPKRHAASVAELGAADAGLLGHLMLTGGTVARQKNIADDGYRFVINTGKFGGQTVFHLHLHVLGGRPMHWPPG
- a CDS encoding bifunctional phosphoribosyl-AMP cyclohydrolase/phosphoribosyl-ATP diphosphatase HisIE translates to MDLNHLKWDKQGLIPAVIQDWRSGTILMLGYMNPESLQLSLEKKTIHFWSRERKRIWEKGETSGNRLLLKDIFVDCDGDTLLVKAEPMGPTCHTNAWTCFFLRMRGDGSGQLEKTTDGFGAGILDTLYRTIQDRKAHPSAESYTSTLLTGGVDKVLKKVVEEAGEVALAAKGGKKNEIVYEVADLLFHTLVALGYHDVNPDEIYRELANRYGVSGLKAKVNSALEKGATK
- the hisF gene encoding imidazole glycerol phosphate synthase subunit HisF; this encodes MLTKRIIPCLDVKDGRVVKGISFVNLRDAGDPIEIAKAYDTDGADELCFLDIAATYENRKTILDVVARTAEQVFMPLTVGGGVRTLEDIRNLLTAGSDKVSINTAAVERPEFVREASARFGTQCIVVAIDAKRRATGGWQVFTHGGRTATGIDVVEWVKKMENHGAGEILLTSMDQDGRQSGYDLELTAAVSGAVSIPVIASGGVGTLEHLYDGFTKGKADAVLAASILHYGTHTIPEAKAYLRGRGIAVRS
- the hisA gene encoding 1-(5-phosphoribosyl)-5-[(5-phosphoribosylamino)methylideneamino]imidazole-4-carboxamide isomerase, with protein sequence MIVIPAIDLKDGQVVRLTQGNLHQATVYSKDPVDMARKWQDQGAQMLHVVDLNGAFEGEPKNLAHVEAIVSAVSVPIQVGGGIRSLDTVRSYLGVGAQRVVMGTTALRERSLLEEILEIFPQRVVVAVDARNGLVATDGWKTITNITARAAIQSLSGLALAAILYTDIAKDGMMAGPNLISLKIIVDESPVPVIASGGVSSLKDITAIKAMGLNVEGAILGKALYEGKIDLAKANAVAAS
- the hisH gene encoding imidazole glycerol phosphate synthase subunit HisH, encoding MVAIIDYGMGNLRSVQKAFETVGHAAVVTRDPRTIKDADRVVLPGVGAFADCMANLEKYGLVEPIRSTIAAGKPFLGICLGLQLLFTESEEFGVHKGLDVLPGKVVRFSSASNAEKLKVPHMGWNGVVVQREAPPLTGIASGEPFYFVHSYCVEPRDRAVVATMTDYGAPFVSSVWKDNIFACQFHPEKSQAAGLRLIKNFGAWRT
- the hisB gene encoding imidazoleglycerol-phosphate dehydratase HisB, with protein sequence MAPTRTAKPRRARGADSARRAVLKRTTKETNICVDWTLDGTGRTHIKTPIPFLDHMLDLLGRHGFFDLTIKAVGDTHIDDHHTVEDIGIVLGDALKQALGDKKSIRRFGFASVPLDETLAQVTVDLSGRPYLVYNAQLPNRRIKDFDLYLFQDFFEAFVARGAFNLHINVLYGRNPHHIIEATFKAFARALDQATSLDPRVKGVLSTKGSL
- the hisD gene encoding histidinol dehydrogenase, which produces MIKVLSSSDKAFKAVLRKIAGRAGAANGKVDSSVRTILAAVKRGGDNAIIRYTKKFDRASLKPLQFRVSPQQIKEAYYHIRKEEGDALRFAAQRIMAFHERQRGKTWMYQDNGATLGQMVVPMDSVGLYVPGGKAIYPSTVLMCAVPAKVAGVKRVVMCTPAPKGVISPYLLVAADIAGVDEVYRIGGVQAVGAMAYGTKTIPRVDKIVGPGNIFVATAKRMLYGQVALDMVAGPSELLVVADEHAKAAHVAADLLCEAEHDEDAQVWLVTVSERLAREVGRQLSEQVKKLKRGPIVAKALARHAVLMVVNNMDEAIEVANEIAPEHLTLTAERPFDYLEKVRHAGALFLGRYTPPAVADYIAGPNHVLPTGGTARFFSPLSLDDYAKKSNIIAYSKDELMRVKDHLRRIANMEGFDAHANSLEIRF
- a CDS encoding ATP phosphoribosyltransferase; translated protein: MITVALSKGKLLEPAIALFKKAGYAGKSVSAESRRLIIECPEKDLTFMIIRPSDVPTYVEYGAADVGVVGKDMLLEQSLDVYEPLDLQFGGCRLSVAAKQGHAVRERLSAKLRVATKYPNVTERYYNQKGIPVEIIKLYGSIELAPVVDLADRIVDLVSTGRTLKAHGLEEVEVIAESTARLIVNRASLKMKHEEIAELMARLRRRRARPQQSPRVNKKRGMR
- the murA gene encoding UDP-N-acetylglucosamine 1-carboxyvinyltransferase; translation: MDKIIIAGRKRLQGEVKVSGAKNAALPILVSIILGGGECTVTNVPRVVDVVTMGKLLGMLGASVKAEGDRVTMKMDAVRSSEAPYDLVRTMRASVVVLGPLLARWGEATVSLPGGCAIGSRPVNLHLAGLEKMGARVTVEHGYIKATASRLKGARICLDYPTVTGTENLMMAACLADGTTVLENAAKEPEIVDLAAFLVKRGARITGAGTDLIMVEGVKDLRGADHEVIPDRIEAGTFLAAGAITNGDVCVQACRPQHLEAVTAKLREMGAEITEDKESVRVKAARRLKSVDVKTYPFPGFATDMQAQVMAAMCVADGTSVINETVFESRFIHVPELRRMGAEIKVDGSHAVVTGKAKLSGAPVMASDLRASAGLIVAGLAAEGETEIARVYHLDRGYERIEEKLNGLGAAIRRVPGAGQMAKGQA